From Anopheles arabiensis isolate DONGOLA chromosome 3, AaraD3, whole genome shotgun sequence, a single genomic window includes:
- the LOC120901150 gene encoding alanine and glycine-rich protein-like, with protein sequence MGDSFTGSGVGGGIAAAGWSNLTPSPSSSSLSLVSSSSNSSGGVGTHSSSGGARKGSSSSTGAPSASSSSSAAAAAAAAAAAAALAMAGISPSATASSVVSPSGATAAALFSGGGAFSSPSLSGSAGSSSSGGSFYDKKTMSSCRYQQEKGGAAATAQISSSALADYYAAGAEAGSGSAAAAVAAAAAAASRMLGHGSSLVPPSVYSSFQESALAAAAAAAAAQHHHTGGGGGGTSAGSLGGGGSIAGGNSISAYDTTSTAARSCALPSPTIYPPTPPPSAPWIHPWYGGDTF encoded by the exons ATGGGCGATTCGTTCACCGgcagtggtgttggtggtgggatAGCGGCGGCCGGTTGGAGCAACCTGACCCCATCGCCGTCCTCCTCATCGTTATCGctggtcagcagcagcagtaacagcagcGGAGGCGTCGGAACTCATTCCAGCAGTGGTGGCGCAAGAAAAGGATCCTCCTCGTCAACGGGCGCGCCGTCCGCGTCGTCATCGTCTTCTgcagcggcggccgccgcagcagcagccgccgctgccgccctGGCAATGGCGGGCATCTCGCCCTCTGCCACCGCGTCCTCGGTAGTGTCACCTTCCGGTGCGACGGCAGCGGCCCTGTTTTCCGGCGGCGGTGCATTCAGCTCACCTTCGCTGAGCGGTTCGGCCGGCTCGTCCAGTAGTGGGGGCAGCTTTTACGACAAGAAAACCATGTCATCGTGCCGCTATCAGCAGGAAAAGGgcggtgctgctgccaccgcgcAGATAAGCTCTTCCGCCCTTGCCGACTACTACGCCGCGGGCGCTGAAGCGGGCAGTGGATCGGCAGCGGCAGCCGTtgcagccgctgctgccgccgccagcCGTATGCTTGGCCACGGATCATCCCTAGTACCCCCCTCCGTTTACTCATCATTCCAAGAGTCGGCactagcggcggcggcggctgccgcAGCCGCCCAGCATCATCATACG ggtggtggtggaggtggaacAAGTGCTGGTAGTCTTGGTGGTGGAGGAAGCATTGCTGGTGGGAACAGTATTAGTGCGTACGATACTACCAGCACCGCGGCACGGTCCTGTGCATTACCTTCGCCCACCATCTACCCACCGACGCCGCCCCCTTCCGCCCCGTGGATACATCCCTGGTACGGTGGGGATACGTTTTAG
- the LOC120901151 gene encoding uncharacterized protein LOC120901151, with amino-acid sequence MSSAAPVTVKQERHDDAEINEMAAKIVEAHKQQSAKAAAAAVQQQQVPARPAAVAATVTANGVTTGQTNILNYLTRKPTATAGNVMAAAASASTTVAVPLGSGQSVTSNGSGKAYDGGGSSDQNGAEKKANDEESQKGHFGWEVFPAKVHIPFILRQQERYCAVRMVEMKLLNKYLNYLHQDIYTCTCVRSYYITEAECKLLNEINQKHCDMHFGRELFTLKDLVVRVSDAYKFYQFLEVCYKKLLMGCSTPNDKCGFIRINKESVVPYTVRDYQKMVPLFYFEGETDNLKLKADNLSGWDLSYLKFCCKVQGIRNELFASDSVAVISLTDIKGYFPPGTEFEDYWPSKVVDSQLLSGPKTNTIHWTRQPAQPPPKAPTIMANATARKAATNNVYQTLQTQRNAVEPVYYLLLLFHGFTLFTCFIWCAFLYRSSGGGGASSSVLRSGSSSGTAGSGNTLPNLNPALSIFATTSSPNGTVNLSRLNQQQISELTMASTGGAGLVASSGGSNRNTATAGKSSRSSANSSSSAAATAAAAAAIASFTAAMNSGGRTAGSSGSVSNSSSNSLDGFSLGRNVTITPAGKRGASTLDELTVAGLGSYAVNGNRQPVAYPKNPISITAVPIGSPTRASPKGGQARQPPPALIPVGGGGGVNNDLMDSLVANGVDLLAHLRMSKDIEIINERLLEASNSGGGGGSGKQLPSYRESTNTNTGSPSVIVHDKSRASGNSSSSNSSSSRHDYTRNQSVITSAGGGNGGVASDGRTHYLNALIAAGLSDVIDLSSTQRSTMGGTTLPQHLAAAQQAAAAAVAQQQQQQQQSQSSRRAASGSAGLSSGGRAISNSSSSGGGSGSGNSGNGASGGVNSYRNASVAALQQQLQQQQAQAQQQQVQHQQHAAATAAAAAAINSLTETRHGNMIVLPEMNMGVTQYKPYEVVKKPVENKIIYCVNKTPYRNTEYLMTIFDLKDVFFPYISLEVCRRVLNALDINLFIGNSLQYQALQEAGRTNVDKMPMIQVTDVMTYMPQLQYMIRSSNLNQESQANKRARIS; translated from the exons aTGTCATCCGCGGCACCGGTCACGGTGAAACAGGAGCGGCACGATGACGCCGAAATCAACGAGATGGCGGCAAAGATAGTGGAGGCACACAAGCAACAGTCGGCgaaggcggcggcggccgccgtccagcagcaacaggtgcCGGCCCGACCGGCCGCGGTGGCGGCCACCGTCACCGCCAACGGTGTCACGACCGGCCAGACGAACATACTGAACTACTTGACGCGCAAACCGACCGCCACAGCCGGCAACGTGATGGCGGCGGCTGCGTCGGCGTCTACCACCGTTGCCGTCCCGCTCGGCAGTGGCCAAAGTGTCACGTCGAACGGCAGCGGCAAAGCGTACGATGGTGGCGGATCCTCGGACCAGAACGGCGCCGAGAAGAAGGCCAACGACGAGGAAAGCCAGAAGGGACACTTCGGGTGGGAGGTGTTCCCGGCCAAGGTGCACATCCCGTTCATCCTGCGGCAGCAGGAGCGCTACTGCGCGGTGCGGATGGTCGAGATGAAGCTGCTGAACAAGTATCTGAACTACCTGCACCAGGACATCTACACGTGCACGTGCGTGCGGTCGTACTACATCACCGAGGCGGAGTGTAAGCTGCTGAACGAGATCAACCAGAAGCACTGCGACATGCACTTCGGGCGGGAGCTGTTCACGCTTAAGGATCTGGTGGTGCGCGTGTCCGACGCGTACAAGTTCTACCAGTTTCTGGAGGTGTGCTACAAGAAGCTGCTGATGGGGTGCAGCACCCCGAACGACAAGTGCGGGTTCATCCGCATCAACAAGGAGTCGGTGGTGCCGTACACGGTGCGCGACTACCAGAAGATGGTGCCGCTGTTCTACTTCGAGGGCGAGACGGACAACCTGAAGCTGAAGGCGGACAACCTGTCCGGGTGGGATCTGTCGTACCTGAAGTTTTGCTGCAAGGTGCAGGGCATCCGGAACGAGCTGTTCGCGAGCGACTCGGTCGCGGTCATCAGCCTGACCGACATCAAGGGATACTTCCCGCCCGGCACCGAGTTCGAGGACTACTGGCCGAGCAAGGTGGTCGACTCGCAGCTGCTTTCGGGGCCGAAAACGAACACCATCCACTGGACGCGGCAGCCGGCCCAGCCGCCGCCGAAGGCGCCCACCATCATGGCGAACGCGACCGCCCGGAAGGCGGCCACCAACAACGTCTACCAGACGCTGCAGACCCAACGGAACGCCGTCGAAccagtttattatttattactatTGTTTCACGGGTTCACTTTATTTACCTGCTTTATCTGG TGTGCCTTCCTCTACAGGTcgagtggtggcggtggcgcaTCCTCCTCAGTCCTTCGCTCGGGCTCCTCCTCGGGTACCGCCGGCAGTGGCAATACCCTACCGAACCTAAACCCCGCTCTGTCCATATTCGCAACCACCAGTAGCCCAAACGGTACCGTCAACCTGTCCCGGCTGAATCAGCAACAGATCAGCGAGCTCACGATGGCCAGCACCGGTGGAGCGGGCCTGGTGGCGTCCAGTGGCGGCAGCAACCGTAACACCGCTACCGCCGGCAAGTCGAGCCGTAGTAGCGCCAATAGTAGCTCTAGTGCCGCTGctactgccgctgctgccgctgccatTGCTTCCTTTACTGCGGCCATGAACTCTGGTGGTCGCACAGCGGGAAGCAGTGGTAGtgtcagcaacagcagtagcaacagtcTGGATGGATTTTCGCTTGGACGGAATGTAACGATCACACCGGCCGGGAAGAGAGGTGCAAGTACGCTCGACGAGCTGACGGTGGCCGGGCTGGGGAGCTACGCTGTGAACGGCAACCGGCAGCCGGTAGCGTACCCTAAGAATCCGATCTCCATCACCGCGGTGCCGATTGGTTCGCCGACACGTGCCTCACCGAAGGGCGGTCAGGCAAGGCAACCGCCGCCGGCCCTAATACCGGTCGGTGGCGGAGGCGGCGTCAATAACGATCTGATGGATAGTCTCGTGGCGAATGGCGTCGATCTGTTGGCTCATTTGCGGATGAGCAAGGACATTGAGATCATTAACGAGCGCCTGCTGGAGGCGAGCAatagcggcggcggcggcggcagcggcaaacAGCTACCATCGTACCGGGAAAGCACAAACACCAACACGGGCAGCCCTAGCGTTATAGTGCACGATAAGAGTAGAGCGAGCggcaatagtagtagtagtaatagtagtagcagtaggcACGATTACACAAGAAATCAGAGCGTGATCACTAGTGCGGGCGGCGGCAATGGTGGCGTGGCCAGTGACGGAAGAACACACTATCTGAACGCGCTGATCGCAGCAGGACTGTCGGATGTAATCGATCTATCTTCTACCCAAAGGTCCACGATGGGAGGCACCACGCTGCCGCAGCATCTGGCGGCCGCCCAGCAggcggcggccgctgccgttgcccagcaacagcagcagcagcaacagtcacAATCTAGTCGGCGGGCGGCGTCCGGATCGGCCGGCCTGTCATCTGGTGGCCGGGCGATCTCCAACAGCAGCTCGTCCGGCGGCGGCTCCGGCAGTGGCAACAGTGGCAACGGTGCGAGCGGAGGAGTGAACAGCTACCGCAACGCCAGCGTAGCCgctctgcagcagcagctccagcagcagcaggcccaggcccagcagcagcaggtacagcaccagcagcacgcgGCGGCCacggcggctgcggcggcggcgatcAACAGCCTGACGGAAACGCGGCACGGCAACATGATCGTGCTGCCCGAGATGAACATGGGCGTGACTCAGTACAAGCCGTACGAGGTGGTGAAGAAACCGGTCGAGAACAAGATCATCTACTGCGTGAACAAGACGCCGTACCGCAACACCGAGTATCTGATGACGATCTTCGACCTGAAGGACGTGTTCTTCCCGTACATCAGCCTGGAGGTGTGCCGGCGGGTGCTGAACGCGCTCGACATCAATCTGTTCATCGGCAATAG CTTGCAGTACCAGGCGCTGCAGGAGGCGGGCCGCACGAACGTGGACAAGATGCCGATGATACAGGTGACGGACGTGATGACGTACATGCCGCAGCTGCAGTACATGATCCGCAGCAGCAACCTGAACCAGGAGTCGCAGGCCAACAAGCGGGCCCGCATCAGCTAG